Sequence from the Colletotrichum higginsianum IMI 349063 chromosome 6, whole genome shotgun sequence genome:
GATGGAAGTTTCTTTGATTCGCCGCGGTTCTATCCGTTATGGGAAGCGGCTCAGGAGCTAGATGTGCCAATCTATATTCACCCAACCTTTTcacccgaggccgagacggaaGTCAACTTCAAAGGACCTTATGACGCCAAATTTGAAAAGGCCATAGGGTTAGGTTGCTGGGGCTGGCATTCCCGTATGGGCGTCCACATCCTCCGTCTGTATGCGGCCGGCATATTCGACAAATTCCCCAAGGTCAAGATTATCATCGGACATATGGGTGAGATGTTACCTTTCATGCTTGACCGCATCATCAGGTTGTGGCCTGCCTCCGAGACACCTAGGCGCGGGCTGAGAGAGGTGTGGGATGGGAATATTTGGATTACGACAAGCGGGATGTTTTCGCTTGCGCCGATGGCCTGTCTGCTGCAGGAGACCAAGATCGAGAGAATCTTGTTCAGCTGCGACTATCCGTTTGCTGAGTACGGGGTGGCAAGGGAGTTTATGGAGCGCTTGAAGGCGAGTGGGCTTGTTGGTGACGAAGATTGGG
This genomic interval carries:
- a CDS encoding 2,3-dihydroxybenzoic acid decarboxylase; amino-acid sequence: MTPLIGIEEHFFSPLAPERRGIYVRPNPQEYGPIIPKKLADIGPARLQDMASASVAMTVLSHLQVIPEPEACTSINDDTYSKIVQHLDRYAAFALLPLNDPAKAATELRRCVQDLGFVGALTPNHLDDGSFFDSPRFYPLWEAAQELDVPIYIHPTFSPEAETEVNFKGPYDAKFEKAIGLGCWGWHSRMGVHILRLYAAGIFDKFPKVKIIIGHMGEMLPFMLDRIIRLWPASETPRRGLREVWDGNIWITTSGMFSLAPMACLLQETKIERILFSCDYPFAEYGVAREFMERLKASGLVGDEDWEKIAWKNSKELLRLKFEVKE